The genomic window TAAAATTGGTGTGCCAGAAAATATCCAAGCCAAAATTCAATTAGAACAAAAACAATGTCCTCAGATTTTAAGCCCAAATTCAAGTATTGATAAACTAAGTAAATTAGTAAACGTTAATACAGCTAGTTTAGAAGAATTAACAAATCTACCAGGGGTTGGTAAAAAGTTAGCCGAAAAAATTATCATTGCCCGTCAACAAAAGAAATTCACATCATTAGAAGATTTAGAAAAAGTTCCCGGCATAAGTAATAGAATGGTAACTAATTGGCAAGGTTATATTGAGTTATAAAAATTTTAGTTCGTAGTAAGGACTTCAGTCCTTAATATTATAAAGAGAACTAAATTCCTCTCTACAAACCTATTTGCATCAGCCAAAAGTATAGTAATTTTCTATCTATGCTTACAGAAAGAGGAAACTTGACCGACAAAATATTTAGCATAAACCCAAGTTACATTGATCGGAGTGGGTTTATGACTTACGAAAAAAGAGACGAATTACCCCAAGAAATTAGAGAACAATTACCAGAACACGCCCAACAAATTTTTATGGCGGCATTTAATGCAGCCCAAACAGATGGTATGAGCGAGGAAGGGGCTAGTAATGTGGCTTGGAATAGTGTAAAAAATGGATATGAACAAGGTAGCGATCGCCAATGGCATAGAAAACCAGAAGACCCAGCAATACATAACAAAGCTGTGATGTCTGGCGGTAATTAGTTCAGGTCAACATTAAAATCAAGGTAGGTTGTAAATTATACAAACTGCCTTGATAAATATGGCGATCGCTTCGGTAAAATTTAAAGTTAGTCGCTATTTTTAAACTCTCACATGATTAAACTCGACCAGTTTCTTAAATTTATAGGTATAGCCTCAACAGGAGGTCAAGCCAAACTCATGATCAATGATGGTAATGTCAAAGTCAATGGCATGATTGAAACCCGGCGAGGACGGAAATTAGTATCAGCAGACCAAGTAACAGTAGCCGGAAAAACTTTTAAGGTTGAGGAGATAATTCAAGAATAGCGTTGACGTTAGGCAGCTTCTTTTATTTTTAAAGCAAATTAGGCGATCGCTATCACCCAACTTAGAGATTTCTGGTTGATGGTCACAGACCGAGATAAATCATTACACTGAGAGTTAGTTGCCTTGCTGGGATGGATATCCCGTAGAAACCATGACTGAAAAGAGTATGAGAATTGTGATCCTTGGTGGAGGCTTTGGTGGTCTCTACACAGCTTTGCGTTTAAGTCAATTACCTTGGGAATCTGAACAAAAACCAGAAATTGTACTCATCGACCAAAGCGATCGCTTCCTATTTTCCCCTTTATTGTACGAATTACTCACTGGAGAACTGCAAACTTGGGAAATTGCCCCTCCCTTTGAAGAACTTTTACAAGGCACAGGTATACGTTTTTATCAAGCAGTCGCCTCTGGAATTGACATTGACCAACAACGGGTACACTTACAAAATGGCCCAGAAATTACCTATGATCGCTTAGTATTAGCCCTAGGTGGAGAAACACCCCTAGATTTAGTTCCCGGTGCGACATCCTACGCTTATCCCTTCCGCACTATCAATGATGCTTATCGCCTCGAAGAACGGCTACGAGTTCTAGAAGAATCGGATGCTGAGAAAATTAGAGTAGCTATTGTTGGCGGTGGCTACAGTGGGGTGGAATTAGCTTGTAAATTGGCAGATAGGCTAGGAGAAAGAGGGCGTTTTCGCTTAATTGAAATTGGCGACCAAATTTTAAGAACTTCCCCAGAATTTAACCGCGAAGCCGCCAAGAAAGCTTTAGAGGCGAGGGGTGTGTTTCTCGATTTAGACACCAAAATTGAATCAATTACCCAAGATACCATCTCCCTAGAATATAAAAGTCAAGTAGATACAATCCCTGTAGATATTGTGATTTGGACTGTGGGTACACGGGTTGCACCTGTAGTCAAAGCCCTACCTTTCAAACAAAATCAGCGTGGGCAAATCACGACTAACACCACATTACAAGTCCTTGACCATCCAGAAATTTTTGCTTTGGGAGACTTAGCCGACTGTCTCGACGCGAATGGTCAACAAATTCCCGCCACAGCCCAAGCAGCTTTTCAACAAGCAGACTATACAGCTTGGAACATCTGGGCTTCTTTGACAAACCGCCCCTTGCTACCTTTCCGCTATCAACAGTTAGGGGAAATGATGGCACTAGGCAAAGATAATGCCACTTTAGCAGGGTTAGGAATTAAGTTAGATGGTTCTTTAGCATCTATTGCCCGTCGTTTGGCTTACTTATACAGAATGCCAACATTTGATCATCAGCTAAAAGTCGGTTTTAATTGGTTAGTCCGTCCTATTATAGAAACACTTTCTTCTGTGGCGGATAATGAAAAGTGGTGAGTGCTGAGTGCTGAGTGGTGAGTCAACAATCATCAATCAACAGTCAACATTCAGCACTGAGTATTTCCCCTAACCAAATTAAAATTCATCATTGTCAGCAAGTTTAATGGAAAGACCCAAAGTTATTTTTTTAGATGCGGTGGGTACACTCTTTGGTGTCAAAGGCAGCGTCGGTAAAGTTTATAGTCAGTTAGCCCTAGAGTTTGGTGTGGAGGCTTCCGCAGAAATTTTAGATAAAGCATTTATGGAAAGCTTTAAAGCTGCACCACCACCAATATTTCCTGATGCAGAATTAGAAGATATTCCCCAAAGAGAATTTGAGTGGTGGCGAACTATTGCTTTAAACACCTTTGAAAGTGCAGGTATCATCAATCAATTTGCTGACTTCTCTAATTTTTTTGGAGAACTTTACATTCACTTTGGTACTGCCGAACCGTGGTTTATTTATCCTGATGTTTTACAATCTCTTAGCAATTGGAAACATTTAGGAATTGAATTAGGTGTGTTGTCTAACTTCGATTCCCGGATTTACTCGGTCTTGCAAGCTTTAGAATTGAGTCATTTCTTCACGTCTGTAACCATTTCTACCCAAGTAGGTGCAGCCAAACCCAACCCCAAAATTTTTGCAGCTGCTTTAGAAAAACACGATTGTTCCCCTGCTTCAGCATGGCATATTGGTGACAGTATTGTAGAAGATTATCAAGGATCAAAAGCGGCTGGACTAAGAGGGATTTGGATTAATCGGGAAGAAGGTTAACAATAGCTTATACCTTGGGCAGAAAGACTGTAAATACCGCCCCCTTGGGTTGGTTATTTTCGACGTTTATTTTGCCCCCGTGGGCTTCTACTACCATTTTGCAAAATGCTAATCCTAACCCCAGTTGTGAAACTTCTGGCATTAGTGTTCCCACTTCATATTTCTCAAAAATTACCTGTTTGAGGTTTTCACTGACCCCTGAACCTGAATCAGTAATCTGAACTATCACACCCTCTGCACCTAAATTATCAGTTCGCAGAATAACTTGACTGTTTTTTGGTGAGAACTTGATAGCATTGGATAACAGGTTATCTATAACTCTACGAAATATTAAAGCATCTAAGTTGATATAAAGATCAAGTGGGAATAGATGACTGATGAGTTGAATATGCTTTTGAGATGCGATCGCTGCAAAATTATTTAATACTGATAAACATAGCTGATTTAAGTCTATCTCTCCAAAATTTAGCATCATTTTGCCAGATTCTAACTTGGCCATTAGCAATAAATCATCAATTAAAGATTGCAGATGTTGCACGGAAGCAATGATCTGATCAATTTTGTTTTGCTGCTTGTGAATCGGAAAATCAGGTAATTGTAAGATTTCGGTGGCTAGTAAAATAGATGTCAGGGGATTACGCATATCATGCAAGACCATCTTCACCATGTCTTCCCTGAGCTGTAGTAATGTTTGTAATTTGTCATGCTGTTGCTTAATCCGCAGCATTGAGTTAACCCTAGCACGTAACTCTAAACCATTCACAGGTTTACTGATAAAGTCATCTGCACCGGCGGACATACACCGCACCAAGTCTTCTTTTGCCGTCAAAGCTGTAACCATAATGATCGGAATATGCTGCCATTGAGAATTGGATTTGATGCGTTTGCATACTTCGATACCATCCAAATCGGGCATCATTACATCTAATAAAATTACATCTGGCTGTATAATTTTTAGCCGTTCTATTGCTCGCTGACCGTTAGCTGCATAGTTTAAATCATAACCCTCCCGAAACAGTAGGGTTTCAATTACATCAAAGTTATCTGGTTCATCGTCAACGACTAGAATGCAAGGCTGTTTATCCATTTACTATATATATTACTTTTCTAACAAGTTTTGAATTATACTTGTAAGCTCTCTAAGCTTGACTGGTTTATTGACATAATCATTTGCCCCTGCTTGGAGACATTTTTCGCGATCGCCAGGCATGGCTAATGCTGTTAATGCAATTATGGGAACATTGGCTAATTCCCCATGTTCCCGAATGCGGCGAATAGCTTCTAAACCATTGATCTCTGGCATTTGAATATCCATCAAAATCAAACTAGGATTTTGGGATATGGCCAAGTTAATGGCAGTTTGTCCATTGTCCGCTAGTATTACTCTATACCCTCTACTTTCAAGATAACTAGAAATGGTTTCAATATTTGCCTGATTATCTTCGGCTAAAAGAATTAAGGGCGATGCTGAAACTACCGATTGAATAGTTGATAAACTTGTTAAACCTAATTGTACATCTGCTGTGGGTGTAGGCAAAGTTAATTTTTGGACTACGTAAGGTAAACGCACAGTAAAGCAACTACCTTTACCTATCTCACTACTGACAGTTACGTGTCCACCGTGCAACTCTGCTATTTGCCGTACTAAAGCCAGCCCTAAACCAGTGCCAGTATACTGTCGATTTAAGCGACTATCGATCTGCACAAAGGATTGGAATAATTTTCCCATATCTTCGGGAGCAATACCAATACCTGTATCAATGACTGAAAAGCTAACCCAGTCTGAGCATTGCGTTTTCGAGCCGGGAGTATTTCCTGGAGTGGGATAGTTTTCAATTCTTTCTCGTCTCACTGCTAAGATAATAGACCCCCCTTCTGGGGTAAATTTCACAGCATTATTCAGCAGGTTAATTAAAATTTGCCTGATCCGGCGTTCATCGACAGCAATCTGTCTAATAGTAGCTTGAATATTTAATCTGATTTGAATTTGCTTTTGATGTGCTAGTTGCTTGACAAAGGACAAACTAGACTCACACAGATAACAAATGGCAATGGGAGCAATTTGTAGTTCGAGTTTACCAGCTTCGATTTTGGCTAAATCGAGGATGTCGTTAATTAGTTCTAGCAGGTGTTTACCGCTACGTTCAATAGTAGATAAAGCGCGTTGTTGACGTTCTGTAATTTGACCAAATACGCCTTCTAGCAAGCCTTCAGACATTCCCAAAATGGCGTTTAGGGGTGTGCGAAGTTCATGACTCATACTGGCGAGGAATTCATCTTTGAGGCGAGTAGCACGGGATAACTCTGTATTTACATAAAGGAGTTGCTCATTCAACATTGACAATGCTACCTCTGCACGTTTGCGATCGCTCAGTTCGGTTTGCACTTGTTGATAGAGGTCTGCTTGCTGAATAGCTACGGATAACTGACTAGCAATTTGCTGGAGTAAGTCAGTTTCATCGGGTTGCCATTGACGCTGTGTAGCACAGGCGTGAATGCTAATTAATCCCCAGACTCTGGGAGGTTGATTTTCTACTTTTTGAATAATCGGGGCGATAATTTTGGATTTAGCCTGTGTTTGTTGCATGAATTCCACCAGACAATCACCCCAATCTTCATTTTCAGTATCTGTGACGATGCGGACATTACCTTCGCGATAAAATTCATAACATTGTTCAGGGAAGCAATCATCTTTCCGTAACGTACATTCTATGATTGGATATTCTGGGGCAACAGATTCTTCCAGCACTACCCCAGAACCATTGGTGACGAGATGAAAAATCAAGACGCGATCCGCCTGAAAAGTTTGTCTAATTTCGTTAACTGCTGATGAGAGAATTGACTTCAAATCAAGGGATTGTCGGATATGTTGAGTGATGTTTCTCAGCAGTCTTTCGCGCTGTGCTTGTTTTTGCAGTATTTCCTCGGCGCGTTTGCGATCGCTAATATCTTGAATTACACCAATCATATACTGTGGTTCACCAGCGAGCGATCGCACAAAGGAAACAGTCAGATATACCCAAACAAGTCTTCCTTGTTGATGTAGATAACGTTTCTCCATTGCAAATGTCTGAATTTCGCTAGCTAGAAGAGACTCCATCTTAAGACAATCAGCAGTTATATCTTCTGGATGGGTAATATCCATAAAGGATCTACCCAGGAGTTCTGCTTCTGAATAACCAACAATATCTGCAAATTTTTGATTAATGCGGATGAATTTGCCTTGGATATCAACTTCGACTATACCCACATTCGCTTGCTCAAAGGTGGCACGAAACCGAGCTTCACTCTCTTGCAATGCTGCCGTCCGTTGTGTAATCTTTACTTCTAGTTTTTCATTGAGTTGTTCTAAAGCTTCTGTAGCTCGTTTGCGTTCTAGTTCTGCACTTGCGCGAGATGCAAACACACGCAAAGTTGCTTTCATGCGTTCTACTTCTTCTAGAGGGCGCGTATTGAGAATACAGAGGTTGCCTATAGCTATACCATTATTATCCCGCAGAGCTACACCTAAGTAGCATTCTGCTTCCATGATAGTCAGATCCGGATCTGCTGGAAATTCCTCGACAACGTTGCATTCACAGTAAAATATGCCTTCTGCCAATGCCCTTTGACAAGGAGTTTGAGCAATTTTATAGGTAATTTGGGGTTGCAATTGATTATTGGCAAAGAATCCCAGGGTTTTTAAGCAGTCCCCAATACGTTCTGTAACTAATACATAGGGCACATCAAGGGCTTTTGCGGTATAACAAGCTAGAGCCGAGAAAAATTCTGTCCCTGTTACGGCTGCTGTACCTTCAACCAATGTTTTTAAAGATTCTTCTGCACGTTTGCGTCCAGAGATGTCAGCCCCAGTACCGATGAGGCGATAGACTTGTCCGGTTTCATCGAGCAATGGTTTAAGCGTTACCAGTACCCAATAGCTGCCATTTGTATGGGAGTTAGTGAAATTCTCTTCAAAGGAAACAAGCTTTCCTGACTCGACACAAGCATCGTATTGTTGACAGAGTAATGTCCCCGCAAATTCACCAAACAATTCTTTGGGGGTTTTACCCTTTGCTTCTGCTCCACTGATGCCACAAAAACGTTCGGCGACAGGATTCCAGCCACCATAATGATATTTGCCTTGGCTATCAATTTCTACAGTAAAAATGGCTTGCTCAACGTCTTCGTAAATGACGCGTAAAAAACTCTCATTTTTTTCTAGAGCAATTACCGCACGCTCACGTTCCATTGCAATTCCAGCCAAATAGGCGGCAAGGGTGAGAGTTTCTAAATCGTAGGCTAGGGGGGTTTTTACCTCACGGTAATATATGCCAAATATTCCCAGGACACAACCATCACTAGCGATAATAGGAGCAGACCAACAAGCCCGCAATCCAAAATCCAGGATGCAATCCTTAAAGTCTTTCCACAGGGGATCATTGGTGATGTCAGACGAAATTACCACTTGTTGACGATAAGCCGCAGTTCCACAAGAGCCGACTCCCTCGCCAATCATCAGATCATCGCAGATCATGAGGTATTCTTCTGGGATGGTCAGAGATGCACAGGGATGCAGGCGATTTTCTTGATCGACTAACAGAATAGAACACAATGCCCCATCTAATTGCTGTTCCAGAGACTTAATCAGGGCATTAAGAATATCTACTAAGGGTTCACCCTTCGCAATCTGCGATAAAATCCGGTTTTGCATTTCTAACCGACCTTCTATCAGCTTGCGTAAGCGCAGCTCGTTGTAGTAATCGCTAATATCTGTAACCGTACCTACATAGCCTGTGCAGTTTCCTGTACTATCGATTTCAGGTATTGCTTGTGCCATTACCCAGATTACTTTGTTCCCTAGATTTTGGAAGCGGTGTTCTGTCAAGAAGGGCTGTTGTTTGGCAACTGCATCACACCAATGACTCACAACGCGATCGCAATCTTCGGGATGTAATGCCTGTAACCACTTTAATCCTAGTGCCTCTGCCATCGGCAACCCGGACATTTCTTCCCATTTAGGATTAACATATTGATAATTTCCTTGCAAATCGCTGTGAAAGATACCTACTGGAGCATTTGTAGTCAGTGTGGCGTAGCGGTGTTCACTATCTCGTAGAGCTTCTTCTGCCTGTTTAGCGGCGGTAATATCTGTGACGATACCCTGATAGGCTTCCACTTTACCTTCAGCATCATAAATAATATGAGCGCGATCGCAAACGTAGTGAATTGACCCATCCGGCTTGATAATCCGATAAATAATCTCGTTATTTTTCAGTTCTCCATTGTCAGGATAGAAGCTAGAAATGACCTTTTCTAGATCATCAGGATGAATGCAATTGAACAAAGAATTTGGTGAATTACTGAAGAAATATTCACAAGGTCTACCAGAAATTTTAGCGATCGCTGGATTTAAGTACAATAATTGTCTATCAGGACTGAGAAGGTACATCCCATCAGCCATATTCTCCGCTAGGGAGCGATATTTTTTTTCTGAAGCTTCTATCTGAGCGACAATACACGCTTGACAATCTTGCTCTTGTTTGGCTTGAAAGTGTTGCGAATTACTCAGCCCATTCAGTAGTGTTTCGTAGGTAAGTAACCCAACTACTTGGTTACAATCATCAACTATAGGTAGATGTCGCAGGCGATGCTGACTAAATAGTTTTAGCGGTACTGAGAAATTATTTAACTCAGATTCCTTGAGGGTAATTACAGGATGACTCATGACTTCAGACATAATCATCTCAGCCATGTTAAGCCCTTCCGCATTACAGCGTACTATATCTTGCTGTGTCCAGATACCGACTAGTTGCTTATCTTGCATGACTAACACACAACTAGCTTGAGCCATTTTCCTCAGCCAAGAATTATTCAAATTATGGGATAATGAGCCGCCTTTCTCTGTGTTATTCATCAACATCAATGCTTCAATAGCAGGCGTATTGGGAGTAACAACTAAAGGATGACGGATAATCGCATCTGTCAGCAAAACATCTGGGTTATTCACTTGATTATGATTAGCGAAACCAAATATTTGAGTATCCATTTATATAACTATATTTTTGTAAAAATCTTGTTCAGTAGATCGCCATTCACTGGCAAAAAATAAATCTTTTGAAAGTAGATATTTAATATTATACGTCTAAGTTTATACAAATAGATACTGACAGGACAAGATAAATAAGTTAAGAGTGAATAACATCTTATTGTGGGTGAAATCACAGTGAAGCGATCGCTAATAATTAATATAGAATACTCAGGCTTTAGCCATATTAATGCCGTGGGTAATGCAATGAATATCTGACTTTTCACGTTATGTGGAAAAGCTAATGTGAAACCTAACCCCCTAACCCCCTTCCCTACTAGGGAAGGGGGAATATGTAGAGACGTTGCATGCAACGTCTCTACAGTTATTAGGAGAGGGGTTTTCCAGATACTGTGAAAAGTCAGAATGAATATAAGCAATAATTCTCAAAATTCAGAGGCTACTGTGCCGTAAATGAGGAATACGCTAACATGAGCTTGTATAAATAACCGTAGTTAACCCCGTAAATTAATGGATATCGCCTTAATCGTTAAATTTCTTGCTCCCTGTCTGCCATTTCTGCTGACTACGGGTGCGAAAGTTGCAGAAGGAGCATCTCAGAAAGTCGGTGAGGATGTTTGGAATAAAGCCAAGGCGATTTGGGGGAAGTTACAACCCAAAGTAGAGGCGAAGGAAGAAGCCAAAAACGCAGCCGCAGCAGCAATGCAAAATCCAGGGGATGAAGATTACCAAGCAGCTTTACGAGCGCAATTAAAAGATATTTTAAAGTCTGAGACAGCACTGGCGGAAGAGATAGCCAAGATTTTGCAAGCATCGGCTGATAAACCCGGTGACAATATTCAGATGAGTGCTAATGCTTACGACCAAAGTACGGTGAAGCAAGTCGGGAAGATTGAGGCTAATGAGGTGAGCTTTTAACTTCCCGACTTGTAGCAAGTGGCGTTAGAGGTTTTGATTCTTGCTCCCCTTCCCTTGTAGGGAAGGGGTTGGGGGTTAGGTTTAAAAAAAAGTTGCACACAGCGTAACGTTCTCATTTTGAACAGAAACATTCTCATTCTGAATAAGAAATTTTTCATTCCAAACAAGAACGTTCTCATTTTTAACAGGAACATTCTCATTCTGAGCAAAAAATTTCTCGCTCTAAACATCAACATCCGAGTTCTGAACACCAACATCCGAGTTCCGAACATCAACATCCGAGTTCCGAACATCAACATCCGAGTTCCAAACACCAACATCCGAGTTCCGAACACCAACATCCAGCAAAATTTGTCTATCTGCTGACTAACTATGGCGGAAGAACCAAACCCTAACCACCAAGAAATCATTAAATTAGAGGGAACTGCTCAAGATGAGAGTAAGTTAACTCAAATTGGTCGTGTTGATGCGGAAAACTTCCATCTGAACGCTCAACAAGTTCAATTTCTTGTTCAACTAGAACGCAGTACCAAAGTAGAATCGCCTGGGGTTCTCAAAGCTGGGAATCCTGGTAAAAGTTTGGCTTATTGGCAAGGACGAAAAACAGAATACGCTCAAATACAGCAATGGTTAACTGATAACAATACCTTTTTAATTGGCATAGAAGGCATCGGTGGTACAGGTAAATCAACGCTGGCAACGAAGATTTATGATGAAATTGCGGATTTCCCCAAGCGATTTTGGGCTGATGTCAGTAATGGGGCAAGTTTTAGCGATTTAGCCAGAGAAGTATTAACAAAATTCGGCTTTCAAGTCCCAGAACAAGAAGCGCAGTTAGTGGAAGCGTTAGTTAATTGTTTGCGTTCTGGGCAATTTTTACTGATTATTGACAACCTGGAAAGTTTATTACAACCTGATAGACAGTGGGGAAGTTTATTTTACGGCGACTTTTTTAAAGCATGGATGGAATTTGGCGGTAATAGTAAGGTGTTATTCACCACCAGAGAAAGACCAGAGTTACCACAAATACTTAATTGGCTACCCCTGAAAGGTTTACAAGTAGATGAAGGGGTAGCACTGTTAACCGCACTAGGCATTCGTGGAGATTTAGCCGAGTTTGTCGAGTTAGTGGATGGGCATCCCCTACTGTTGAAATTGGTAGCAGGTTTATTACTAGATAGATATTCTCAAGATCCAGATTTAAGCAGATTAGCAGATTTAGGCTTAGGGAATTTGCGGCAGTTGTTGACAGATCCCAAAGTAATTGGTCAGCATCGTCTAGAAAATGTGGGTATAGTTTTAGTGTTAGATGCCAGTTTTGCAAAATTGAGTGAGTTACAAAAGGCGTTATTGCAGAATATTAGTGTTTATCGTGGTGCGGTTGACAGTGCAGCAGCTGTGGCAGTGTTGCCGGGAAATTCAGAACCAGAGATTGAGGGAGAATTAAGGAATATTGTTAAGCGTTCTTTGTTGGTAGAACAACTCAATGGTAAGCGACGATTTGAGTTTCAGCCTGTGGTTTTGGAGTATGTGCGGTATAAAGCTGGTGATCAGAGTGAGGCGCATCAACGAGCTATTGATTACTATAGTTCAAATCTTAAACAAGAACCCTGGCAGACTAAAGACGATATAAGGGAATATCTACAAATTTTTTATCACTGGTTTCAATTAGAAAATTATGACTCCGCGTTTGGAATATTAATAGCCTGCAATGATTTTTTGAGCTTGCGGGGTTGTTATACAGATATAGTTTACTTATGCAGACAGCTGATAGAAGGTTGGGAAAAAACTGCGGAGAGAGAAAATAGGAATTATCTATTTAGTCTAAATTTTCTGGGCAATGCTTACCAATTTTTGGGGGTATACAAGCAGGCGATTAAGTATCTCCAACACTCTTTGGAGATAGCTAGGAACATAGGTGATAGCTATGTGGAAGCAGTTAGCTTAGGCTTTTTGGGTGTTACTTATAACTTTCTGGGACAATACCAGCAGGCGATTGAGTTTTATTGGCAGTCTATAAAGATAGCGAGGGAAATAGGTGATCGTAATGTGCAAGGTACTTCTTTAAATAATTTGGCAGTTGTTTACGAATTCCTGGGGCAGTACCAGCAGGCGATTGATATTCACCAACAATCTATAAAGATAGCGAGAGAATTAAGTGATCGCAATGGGGAAGGTAATTTTTTAAACAATTTGGGACGTGTTTACAACTGCCTGGGGGAGTACCAACGGGCAATTGAATATCATCAGCAGTCTTTGGATATACAAAGGGAAATAGGGAATCGAAATGGAGAAACCAATTCATTAGGTGGGTTGGGTAGTGCTTACAACTATCTAGGGCAGTACCAGCAGGCAATTGAATGTCATCAACAGTCTTTAGATATACAAAGGGAAATAGGAAATCGAAATGGAGAAGCCAATTCATTAGATAGTTTGGGTAATGCTTACAACAGTCTTGGGCAATACCAACAGGCGGTCGGATTTTACCAGCAATCTTTGGATATAGCAAGGGAGATTGGTTATCGCTATGGAGAAGGCAATTCCTTGCGTAATTTGGGTAATGCTTACCGCGCTCTAGGAGAATACCAGAGGGCGATTGAGTTCTACCAGCAATCTTTGGAGATACAAAGGGAGATACATGATCGCAATGGGGAAGGTATCTCTTTAGGCTATTTGGGCATTGCTTACAACTGTCTGGAGCAGTATCAGCAGGCAGTTGAGTTCCATCAGCAGTCTTTGGAAATCGCCAGAGAAATACGTGATCGAAAGGGGGAAGGTGTATGCTTAGGCGGTTTAGCTCTGGCTTATAACTGTCTGGAGTATTACCAATTGGCAATTGAGTTCTGTCAGCAGTGGTTAGATATAGCTAGAGAAATAAGCGATCGCAATGGCGAAGCAAATGCTTGGTATAGTCTAGGTCAAGTATTAAAAAACATCAACCGAGAATCAGACGCGCTTGGTGCTTATCGCAATGCTCGTGAACTGTATCAAAAAATGGGACATGATGCCAATGTGCAAGATTGCAATGATAGAATTGAGCGTCTATCTCAACCACAAACGCCTGTAGTTCTTCGCCGTGGGTTTTGGGCGTGGTTGCGTCGGTTGTGGCGTTGGGTTCGCTCTTGGTTTTGGCTGTGATTTTATCTCACGCAGCGAATGGAGTGCGATATTGTAGATATAAAGACAAAAAAGAAGAGATAAAAGGATGCTAGAAAAATTAACAGTAACTTATGATGGTTCAGCTTTTTATCCCGAAGAAAGCATTAATTTAGAACCCAATACTCGTTATATCATCCAGATTATTGCTCAACAAAAACCAACAGACACAACTAATAAAAATGCTTGGGATATGCTTGAAGAAATGGCAGGAACGTATGAAGCACCAGAAGATTGGTCAAGTGAACATGATCACTACTTATATGGTACACCCAAACGAAATCTTCATCCATGAACAAAGATAGACTTTTTCTAGACACGATTTTTATTCAAGCAATTCTTAATCCCCGTGACCAATATCATACCCCTGCAATGCAACTTTTACCTCGTGTAAAAAATGCACAGGAAGTCTGGACAACAGAAGCTAT from Nostoc sp. UHCC 0870 includes these protein-coding regions:
- a CDS encoding ChaB family protein — protein: MTYEKRDELPQEIREQLPEHAQQIFMAAFNAAQTDGMSEEGASNVAWNSVKNGYEQGSDRQWHRKPEDPAIHNKAVMSGGN
- a CDS encoding RNA-binding S4 domain-containing protein — encoded protein: MIKLDQFLKFIGIASTGGQAKLMINDGNVKVNGMIETRRGRKLVSADQVTVAGKTFKVEEIIQE
- a CDS encoding NAD(P)/FAD-dependent oxidoreductase; this encodes MTEKSMRIVILGGGFGGLYTALRLSQLPWESEQKPEIVLIDQSDRFLFSPLLYELLTGELQTWEIAPPFEELLQGTGIRFYQAVASGIDIDQQRVHLQNGPEITYDRLVLALGGETPLDLVPGATSYAYPFRTINDAYRLEERLRVLEESDAEKIRVAIVGGGYSGVELACKLADRLGERGRFRLIEIGDQILRTSPEFNREAAKKALEARGVFLDLDTKIESITQDTISLEYKSQVDTIPVDIVIWTVGTRVAPVVKALPFKQNQRGQITTNTTLQVLDHPEIFALGDLADCLDANGQQIPATAQAAFQQADYTAWNIWASLTNRPLLPFRYQQLGEMMALGKDNATLAGLGIKLDGSLASIARRLAYLYRMPTFDHQLKVGFNWLVRPIIETLSSVADNEKW
- a CDS encoding HAD-IA family hydrolase, with amino-acid sequence MERPKVIFLDAVGTLFGVKGSVGKVYSQLALEFGVEASAEILDKAFMESFKAAPPPIFPDAELEDIPQREFEWWRTIALNTFESAGIINQFADFSNFFGELYIHFGTAEPWFIYPDVLQSLSNWKHLGIELGVLSNFDSRIYSVLQALELSHFFTSVTISTQVGAAKPNPKIFAAALEKHDCSPASAWHIGDSIVEDYQGSKAAGLRGIWINREEG
- a CDS encoding hybrid sensor histidine kinase/response regulator codes for the protein MDKQPCILVVDDEPDNFDVIETLLFREGYDLNYAANGQRAIERLKIIQPDVILLDVMMPDLDGIEVCKRIKSNSQWQHIPIIMVTALTAKEDLVRCMSAGADDFISKPVNGLELRARVNSMLRIKQQHDKLQTLLQLREDMVKMVLHDMRNPLTSILLATEILQLPDFPIHKQQNKIDQIIASVQHLQSLIDDLLLMAKLESGKMMLNFGEIDLNQLCLSVLNNFAAIASQKHIQLISHLFPLDLYINLDALIFRRVIDNLLSNAIKFSPKNSQVILRTDNLGAEGVIVQITDSGSGVSENLKQVIFEKYEVGTLMPEVSQLGLGLAFCKMVVEAHGGKINVENNQPKGAVFTVFLPKV